A stretch of DNA from Pirellulales bacterium:
ACGGCGAATTCCTCCGACGAGTCAATCGTGCAGTTGGGCGTTTGCACAACTCCTGGCGACTCGAGCACGATTCAAACGGTCAGCTACGCGATTTTCCAAAATGGCGCCACGTCGGTTTACAATGGCCATACCTTGGTGTCGGCCGGAGCCAGCTATTCGGCAAACGATGTGCTGCAGGTCACCGAGACATTCAATTTCACGGCTGGCACCTTCGACCTCTCGATACACGACCTAACTAGCAATACGACAAGCACGACTCCGGGCAACCAGTTTTACAATAGTTTTTCGGCAGCGGCGTTCAACGCAGGCGCTGCCGTTGGACTTGTCAGTCAGACTTCGCCGAACGGGAACACGGTCTTTGACAATGTCGTCGTTACGGGCAGCGCCGTCCCTGAACCAAGTTCGTTGGCGCTATTGTTCGTGGCCGGTCTCGGCCTGGTCGTTCGGCGCATGCGACGGAACCGTGCCGAGAGAACATGACGATTGCCTTGTTTGGCCTACAGCGAGATCGTCCGATTCGAGCAGTGACTCTGCGCTCGCGGACGAATCCGTTTTCAACGGAGTGCACCAGGGGCCTCTTGTGGTGGGCAAGGGGCTGCCTGGTGCAATTCGCGCTCAATACACTTTGTTTGTTGATCGTCCCTGCCTCGGGTGACGAGTTGGTCTATTCCACACAGGTTTGGAATGGTGATCCGAATACAGAACGTGAATCCACGATTCGCACGATCAGCGACACCGGCTACGGCGATTCAATGCTTTTGAATCTGGGGGGCGATACGACCTATCCGCATTTCAGCGCCGATGGTCAGTGGCTCTATTTCCAATCCGACTTTTCTGGTCAATACGAGGTGTATCGCAGCCTGCCTGATGGGAGCCAGGTCACGCAAGTCGGCGATCCCGCCGCATTCGGCGCGCAATACTTCCGATCCTATGGCTACTCACTCTCGGGCGATTCCAGCAAGATGGTCTACACCATCTTCGACGGGATCGAGGCCAAGGCCGTTTACGCGAACGCCGACGGGAGCGACGCGCAGCTCGTCGCGCCGCAGTTGGGTTTCACGTATATGGCCAGCCTTAACCAATCGGGCAACCAGGTTGTGTTTTCAGGACCAGCCGAGAACTATGAATTGCTCACGGCCAGCGTGCCCAACGGTCAGCCGTCTATTCTCACACCGGATCTGCCGCAATCGTACGTGCCGCAATTCACTCCTGACGGCAAAACCGTCGTGTTTCTGCGCATCGACGGAAACATCTACTCCGAAGACCTCGCGACGCTGCAGGTCCATCAATTGACTCAGAACAACGGCTATGTGGAGTTGCATTGGAATGCGACGGACCAGCATGGTTCATCCGATGGTCCCTCGATTTCTCCCGACGGCCAGCACATTGCCTATATCGGCCTGGTGAACGGCGTGGCGCAAGTATTCACGATGAATCTCGACGGTACGAATCAGCGGCAACTGACCTTCGGCAGCACCGACAGCGGGCGCGTCGTGTGGAGTCCCGACGGCAAGGAGCTGGCATTTGTCACGTTCATTAACGGTTATCCGCAATTATTTGATATGCCCTCGACCGGCGGTACTCCTTTGCAACTGACGAACGTTCCCGGCGGCGGTGTCTACTGGGTGCAATGGGAGCCAACGACGCTGCCTGGCGACTTCAATCATGATGGTATGGTCAACGCGGCCGACTATTCGATTTTGATGAGTCACTGGCAGCAATCTGGTGTCGGGCCCAGTGGCGGAGACCTCAGCGGCGATGGTACGGTCGGTATCGAAGATTTCGCATTGTTCAAAGATGATTACCTGGCGGCGAATGGCAGTGGCGCGTCCTTTGCGGTGCCCGAACCGAGTTCTTTGGCAACGACGATTGTGGCGTTGATCGCTGTCGGTCGGTGGCGGAAACGTGAGCGCGCCACAGCTCGGCATGGCATGGTCGGATGAAAAGGGGTCTGAAATGGCAGGCCAGCGATGTCAAACGTTTGCTTACCTCCGGTCGCAGGCCGCGTCTCTTGTTTCCGATCGTGGGCGCAAGCGGCCATCAATAAGTCCCTGGCTCGGCTGCACAGTACTGGCGATACTGTCCGGCTGTAGCCGCGTCGATACCGTGCCGATGTCGGGCCGCGTTACGCTGGATGGTCAACCGTTGAAGGTGGGTGTGCTGACTCTGGAGCCGGACGATCCGTCAAGGGGCACCTCGACCGGCGCCGCGATTGAAAATGGCGAGTACTCGATCGCCCGTGAAAAGGGACCCAAGCGGGGTGTCAACTATCGAGTGACGATTTCCTCAATCGATCGCACCGGTCTCCAAGACTGGGAGGTTGCCAAGGATAAGATTCCACCCCGATACAATCATCAATCGGAGCTTTCGACTTTCGTTCCGCCCGACGCTTCGAAAGTCACGCAGGATTTTGAGTTGATCTCAGAGAAGCCTAAGAAGCGTTAACATAATCGCACATCCCCCATGGGGACAATGAAATGCAACGACGAATACTATCCATCGTCTGGCTGATAGGCCTGATAATTCCCTCCGCACCGGCGAACGCCGCGGATTCGTTGGGTTCTCTGGCGTTTGCCGAGTTGAGATTCGAGGGAGAGTACGGCAGCGATCTGTACAACGGCAAGGCAACCGCGCCGGCGACCGGCGCGATCTATTCGATCCGGGAAGACGGCTCTGGATTGCAGCCCTTGGCAGACGTCGGCGGAGTGACGACGTACCCGCGCTACAGCCCCCAAGGTGATTGGCTGTACTTTCAATCCAACGCGAGCGGCCAATCGCAGGTCTATCGCTGCCGAGCGGACGGCACCGAGGTTGTGAATCTGTCGGCTTCGCGCGGCCTGGGGCCGGAGTGGAGCACGGCCTTTGGCTGCGCGCTGTCGGCCAACGGTGAGCGGCTGGTTTATTCCGTGCAAGGGGGCAGTCCCACGCCGCGCATTGTCGCGTGTCAGGCCGATGGGCAAAGCGCTGCGTGGGTGGCACCCGATCTGGGTTACATCTATATGGCCTCACCGGATGCCACCGGGGCCCGGATTGCTTTCTCGGGGCCAGCGCGTGAGTATCGACTCTCGATCAGCGAGCGACCGTTCGCCGAGGCCCGGCTGCTGACGCCCGATCATCCCGATTCCTACGTCCCGCAATTCACGCGCGACGGGGAGTCGCTCTTGTTTCTGCGAAAGGACGGAGATCTCTATTCTGTCGATATCGCCAGCACCAAAGTTCGCCGCTTGACGCAGGGCAACGACTATGTCGAGTTCCATCTATCGCCAAAAGATTTGCACGGGTCGACCGACGGCCCGCACCTTTCGCCCGATGGAAAACGGGTGGCGTATATCGCCAGGCGCGATGGCGTGCCGCAGGTGTGCATGATGAATCTCGACGGTACCGAGCAGCGGCAGATTACGCATCGAAACTCCCCCTGCGGGCGCGTGCGCTGGAGCCCAGATGGACGGCGCTTGGCCTTTGTCTCCTTCGAGCCGACGCGTCCGCAGTTATTTATCATCAGCGCGGCTGGCGGCGAGCCGAAACAGATCACCAAGGTCGAGGGAGCCGTGTACTGGATGGATTGGCGCCCGGAATCGTAGCCCGAGAGTGCGACTGTGGGTGCACATACGCGATCGCCAAAGCACGGTGTATTGCGATGATCATTAAGACAATGCTCTGATGGATGTTGGGGGAGCGTTTTCATGGCAACTGCCGGTGTCGATGAGCATTTCAAGGCGGATTTCGATCGCAACGGATTCGTCGTGATACCTGGTTTTCTGGCGGCAGAAGACTTTGCTGAATTACGTCACAACTTGGATCGCTACATTCGCGAAGTCGTCCCTGGCCTTTCCGACGGCGATGCTTTCTACGAATGCCGTGAGCAGCCCGAAACTCTCAAGCAATTGCAGCGCATGAGTGGCGATCCGTACTTTGCCGATTATCGCTTCCACCCTCGCTGGGTCGCATTGGCGGAAACGTTACTGGGTGAACCAGCGAACGCGGAGCCGCCGGAATGGTTCAACAAGCCCCCTCGCACGAACCACGTTACGCCGCCGCATCAGGACAATTATTACTTCTGTCTGACGCCGCCTAGTGTGCTGACGATTTGGCTGGCGCTCGATGACGTCGACGCCGAGAACGGATGTCTGCGCTTTGTCGCGGGATCGCATCGGCGCGGCTATCGCGCGCATTGCACGTCGGCGATCTTGGGATTTTCGCAAGGAATCAACGACTATGCGGCCGCAGATTTTGTGCAAGAGGTTGCCGCCCCTGTGCGTGCCGGAGACGCGGTGGTTCACAGCGGCATGACGATCCACCGCGCGGATGCGAATCTGTCCCTGACGCGCCAGCGCCGCTCGTTCGCGATGGTCTTCAAGGGTGTGTCGTGTCAGCGCGATGAAGCTGCCTATGGGCGGTACCGAGCCGCGGCGCGCCAACAACGTAAGGAACTCGGATTGAAGGCGTAGCGCAGAAAGCGCGCCAAAGTATTGCCTAACAGGAACAGAGATGACCATGATCGAGCGACACGTTCTTGAGCAGTTAGCAAGTTTCGATACGGCATTGCTGGCAAACACCATCGGGTACATCGACGACACGCCCGCCGCCGAACTCTACGTGAGCGCCGCGATTAAATGCGTCACGCCCTCGCTGCCTCCCAGCGTTGGGATCGCCTTCACCTGCGAATTAGACAGTAGTACTCCCGGCAATGTGGCGGATGTCGATCGGTATTGGGAGCAGATGGAGGAAATGTCCAAGTGCTCGCTGCCCATCGTGTGGGTCGTGAAGGCGGTGGGATCGCGGCCCGAGCATGAGTGTGTCCTTGGCGATGGCATGGCCAAGACGCTGCACTCCGTCGGCTGTGGCGCTTTGGTCTCGGACGGTTATGTGCGCGACGTGCAGGGGCTATTGCAGGTGCCTTTTGCCGCCTATTGTCGTGGCAGGGCCATTCATCATTGTGCCTTGCGGTTCACGGCGGTGAACCGGCCCGTCGAAATCGGCGGCCTGATGATTCGCCCGGGCGACGTGATTCACGCTAATGAAGAAGGAGTGATTCGCATCCCGCAATCGTGTCTACTTTCTTTGAACGAAGGTGCCACGCGCATGCGAGCCTTCGAGCAGGAAGCTCACCGCATGCTCGTGCGCACCGATCTGTCGCTCAGCCAGAAACGGGATGCGGTGCAGGATCTCATTGCTGAATACGGATTTGCCGACTGCGTTGCTGGCAAAACCACTCGATCGAATTCCTAGCCGCGTCGAACTACCCCAGCCCGTATGATGCCTGACAACACATGCAGCTTGGCTCCGCCGGTTCGATAGCCGCCGGCGCGCTTAGGTCACCATGAACAGAAGCTCCTTGACTTCCAACGTCTGGTTGATCGTCGCGCTACTTTGGATCGTGGCCTGCCTGAACTATCTCGACCGCATGATGATCACCACCATGCGTGTGTCATTGATCGAGGCGGTACCCATGACGGACGCGCAATTCGGGCTGCTCACCAGCGCGTTCTTGTGGGTGTACGGCGCCCTCAGCCCGCTGGCGGGCTATCTGGCCGACCGAGTTGGACGAAGTCGGGTGATCGTGCTCAGTCTGTTCGTCTGGTCAGCCGTCACCTGGCTGACCGGACGTGCCGAGACCTTCGAGCAGTTGTTGGCGGCCCGAGCCCTGATGGGCGTGAGCGAGGCTTGCTACATTCCTGCGGCGCTCGCATTGATTGCCGACGCGCACGGTAGCGCCACTCGTTCCCTGGCGACCGGAATCCATATGACGGGCATCTTCGTCGGATCGGCTTTAGGTGGTCTCGGCGGGATACTCGCCGAGCGTTATGGTTGGAGCACTCCCTTCACTTACTTTGGCGCGTTCGGGATGTTCTATGCAGTTTTGTTGGCGTTCGCTTTCCGCAGAGTGTCGCCGCCCGATACTGCTACCTCGGAACACGGCGCGTCATCGATCGCTTTCGGCGAAGCGTTGCAGAGTCTGCTCAGTCGTGGCTCATTCTGGGTGTTGGCTGTTTACTGGGGACTGTTGGGCGTCGCGGGGTGGGTGATCGGTGCCTGGATGCCGACTTATTTGAACGAAGAATTTCATTTGAGCCAGGGCGCGGCCGGTATCTCGGCCACCGGTTACTTGCAGGCAGCCGCACTCGTGGGCGTGCTTTTCGGCGGCGCTTGGGCAGATCGCTGGAGCCGCACGAATCGCCGCGGACCCATTCTCGTGCCAGCGCTGGGCCTTTGCCTGGCAGCGCCCGGGATCTTGCTGGCGGCCAGTTCCACCTGGCTGTACGGCGCTATTCTCGGATTGACCATTTATGGGTTCACGCGCACGTTCGCGGACGCCAACATGATGCCCATCCTGTGCCTGGTTTCCGACGAACGCTATCGTGCCACCGGTTACGGCATTCTTAACCTGGTCTCGAGCCTGGTCGGCGGCGTCGGCGTTTACGCCGGCGGGGCGCTGCGCGATCGAGACGTGGGCTTGACGTCGATTTTCCTGTTCGTCGGGTTACTGCTGGTCGTTTGTGCGATGCTCTTATCTCTTGTGCGGCTTGCCGGAACTGACCTGCGGAGTGATGCCGCCCTAACGCCAGTCACCGCCGACTGAGGAAAATGCATGACCACGGTCCAAATAAATCAAACCAAGGATGGCGTACGCTTCGGAACCTGGAGCCTCGAGGTCGCCCGTCCCGCCCCCCTCCTGCTTGTGCTCGCCAATTCCATCGAAGGCACGCTGGGCGATCCGTATTTCCGCCAGTGTGGAAATCAACTGGCCCAGCAAGGTTTTGTCTGCGCCTCGCTTGATTTACCGTGCCATGGGCAGGAGCGCCACGCGGGCGAGCCGGAGGGCATGGACGGCTGGCGACAGCGATTTGACAAGGGAGAAGATTTTATCGGCCGCTTCGTCAACCGCGCGAAGTTGGTCCTTGATCATCTCATCAATGAACGTATCGCGGACCCGCAGAAGATTGCGCTGGTGGGCACGTCGCGAGGGGCGTTCGCCGCTGCCCATCTGATGGCCGCCGATCCGCGCGTGCAATGCGCTGCGCTCATTGCACCGCTTATTGAATTCGAGACTTTGGTCGAATTTCACGCTCCTGAGAAACCGGAAGCGCTACAGGCCCAGTCGCTCATAGCCTTGGCGCCGCGGTTGGCTGGCCGGCGCATCTGGATCGTCATCGGTGATCAGGATGCACGCGTCGGTACGGATCGTGCCATCGCCCTGGCCCGCAACTTGACGACCGCCGCCTGCGCGCAGCACAAGCCGTCGCAGGTCGAACTGCACGTCCTGCCCGAGCCCCGCGGGCATACTACGCCGGCCGGCGCCGCCGAGGCGAGCGCCGTATGGATCTGGCAGCAGTTGCAACTTTAGGGGTCAAGCATTCGAACTGCAGGCTCCAGCACGAACTCGAAGGCAGGGGCGTGATGAGAAGACGAGCGAGGGACTCGGGAACGATCCGGCAGGTAACTTGGCAGCCGCGAACGTACGCTCGGCTGACGACGCTTGGCTAAATGCTTGTCCCGCCTCGTGTCGCCGATTACTTTGTTATTGCCTCTCTAGTGGCATTTGGCTCGCGCATTCTTCGGCAAAAGCTACTGACGAATCTCTTCTGTAACGCCGGATTGCCTCCCCTGATCCGTGGTCGAAGCAATCGCATCCGGTGATTCAGTAGCCAACTTTGCAGTCGTTTCGGCGCATGGTGCGCCGTGACAGGTGCCTCGTAGTCGTCAGTCGCCATGTGGAAGCTTCGTAGACTCATTCCGGGTGCATTACTCTGTGTGGCAGTCCTAAGACCGGCTATCGGCCGACCCGCCACGTACACCTTCCAGGCGCTCGGCAGCTTGAACGGCGCAACGAACTACAACAGTAATGCCACGGCCCTGTCGGCGGACGGCTCTGTCGTCGTTGGCAGAATTGCTGGCGGCGGAATTCCTGGTCAGGGATTCTTCTGGACTAAGGCCGGCGGAATGGTCGGCCTTGGCCATTTGCCGGGCGCTCCGTTTGGCGCGGGCGCCAACGCCGTGTCCGCCGACGGATCCATTGTGGTCGGAGAAGACGGTTCATTCCCGCCGGATGCCTTTCGCTGGACCGCGGGCGGAGGAATCTCGAACCTCGGCAATCTTCCGGGCGGCAGCATGCCGAACGCCGCCGAGGGCATTTCGGCAGACGGCACGACGATCGTCGGTATCGGTACTTCATCGCAAGGCACCGAAGCGTTCCGCTGGACAGCGGCCACGGGCATGGTGGGGCTGGGCGCCTTGCCCGGTGGCACGTTCAATAGCGAGGCCCTCGCCATCTCCGCCGATGGTTCGGTCATCGTCGGAGGAACAAGTTCGGCCGCCGGAACCCAAGCTTTCCGTTGGACTCAAGCCGGCGGCATGGTAGGACTCGGCGATTTTCAAAACACGGTTTTGAATAGCACTGCCTTGGGAGTTTCCGCCGATGGTTCGGTCATCGTTGGAGATGGCACTTCCACTGCCGGTACCGAGGCATTCCGCTGGACAGCCGCGGGCGGGATGATTCCGCTGGGATATTTGCACGCGGGCGACTCGAGTAGCTACGCCCGCGGCGTCTCGGCCGACGGTCGAACGATCATTGGCGATTCGGGTCACACGGCGATTTTGTGGACACCTGACACCGGCATGCAGGATGTAAAAAGTCTGCTGTTGGCGCACGGCGTGAGCCAGGTCGCCGGATGGCAGTTGACCGTGGGGGCGGCCATCTCCGCCGATGGTCACACAATCGCAGGAACCGGCGTCAGCCCGGCGGGCCTGAGCGAAGCCTGGTTCGCGACCATCCCCGAGCCGCCGAGCATTGTTTTTGTCGCGGTCGCGCTGCTTTCCGCAGCACGATTCTCGGCTTACCGGAAACGCGATCGCTGTTAATCGCATCCTTCTAAACGAGGCACGTCGATGGCTGCCTGCGAACGGGGGCAGCGTGCTTTATGTGATTTCACGGTCGCGCCAGTGCATTGTCGTAAGTGTCGAGCCTGTCAACAAAAACAGCCCGCTGACAACTCATGTCAACGGGCTGCAAGAGTGGAGCGGAAGGGAGTCGAACCCTCGACCTCTGCATTGCGAAGGACTCGGGCAGTCTGCGGTTAGTTGTCAAAACCGTATCGTAGCAAAGACTTTCGGCGGATCAAAGGGTTGGACGAATTTGTCGTAAGTCGAACAGATTGATTAGGCGAAACGGATTCAGGGTACGTTAAGGGTATGCGGTACTCTCAGCCGGATTCGTTCGCTCCTTTCACAACCCAAGCTTTCTGAACGTGAAAGCCAGCCTTATACGATATCTGCCCAGTCTTGCTACTTGACCAATCCTCTTGCCGCCATTCGAACTTGTCGTGCGGGGGATCGATCGGGGTGCTCATGGGACAATAGGGCATCGCCGGAATGGTAACTCTTCCCTTAAGGATTTGCGTGTCGGCGGGACAAAACGGCACAAAGAACTGAAAGCCGTGGTTCAGGACTTGGAGCATGCACCAAAGATATGGCTCAATGTTGGGCTGCTTCCTTCGCAATAGAACGACTCTACTTTTGAACGCGTCGCTAGGACCGCTCCGAAAGGACTTCAGTACCAGTGCGGCGGGGGGGTAAGGGCTTTCCCCAGTCATGATCCATTGAATGGCCGGACGACATTCCGACAACTGGGTACGAGGACAAATCGAACACGCAATCTTGACGAGGGCCTTGAACGCTTCAAGCGGAATGTGCTTTGCCGACAAAGCGTCCGTTGGCAACTCAAAGGAAAAGGATGCACCGCCTGCGGCTGCTGCCTTTTCGAAAAGTTCTTTGTTGGTGAGGACGAAGTGCTGCTTTCCCTTCGGGTGCTCGATGCCCATTGTGCCACTGGGAGTCTTATAGCTTGGCGCTCCGTCTTTACCCTTCACCTGGGTGACCGATCTCAGAAAGTCCAGCCGATTGCCTAGATGATTCTCAATTCCTTCGCCGAAACGCGAGTTGCAGTCGATGCACTCGTTTTTCGTGCGGATAGTCTTGTTGCCAAGGCATTCTGGAATGGCGTGCGCCTTCTTCTTTTTGAATATTACATCCTCAGATTTCGCTCGGCCGCAAAAGCGGCACCGCTGTCCAGCGGGATCGGATGGATCGTGGTCAATGATCCACGTCAGGCGTTTTGTCACGAATGGATAGTCAACGACCACCTCGTATCGGTTGGCGTAATACGCCGTCGCATCTTGCGCTCGTTTTCCAGATGGCATCGAATCGCCTGCGTTTTGACAATTTCAACGCTCTCGTTGATACGGCGAGAAGTAATGCAGTGACGGCTGCCAAGCCAGTCGATGGTTCTGGCACGTTCACAGGCGTCAGCAAGAACGCCGTTGTCCTGCCATTGAGAATGCCCTCGCCAACAATCTGGCCCGAGTCGTTGATTCCAGTTGCTTGCTCAAGAACCCAACCTGACTTTTGTGGCACCAACGAGTTCAGGTCAAACATTGTACCATCGTTATAGACGAAGGCATGGCCACCGCCTCCAGCGAGATCTGAACCGCCTACCACTTGGCCGCTCTCATTGATCGCGAAGGCTGCGCTTGCACTGCTGGCTCCTCCTAATGAGCCAAGATCGATCATCGCGCCATTGGAAATGAGAAATGCATGCTCCGGGCCGATGTCTGCTATGTAGGAATAACCGACGATCTGTCCGTGGCTGTTAATACCATCTGCGACGCTCAACGATCCTCCGAGCGTACCAAGGTCATGCAGGGTTCCATTGCTGTAAAGGAATGCACGTCCGCCGCCGGAAGACACAGAGCCCTCGGAACTGCCCACGATCTGGCCAATGGAGTTGATGGCCAGTGCGCCGCCCTGGTTATCTTCTGGCAACAAGCCCAGGTCCTTTATTGACCCTCCGCTGTAGACGACTGCCGATGAAAAGGCGAAGCCCGGACCGGAATAGCCGGACGACCCTACAATTTGGCCGGCGTCATTGATTGCCCTGGCACTACTGAAGGTACCAAAAGAGTCGTTCGGCAGCGTGCCAAGGTCTTGCAACGTGCCGCCGCTGTAGAGAAAAGCGTGCGTGGAACCAGCCGCGGTACTCGCATAGCCCACGATCTGGCCATTGGCATTGATCCCGGCGGAATAACTTTGTGTTCCTCCGAGCGTGCCGAGGTCCTGCATTGCGCCATTACTGTAGAGAAATGCGTGCTGGGTGCCTGATGACGTTCCGG
This window harbors:
- a CDS encoding PEP-CTERM sorting domain-containing protein, encoding MAATLGICFVFVGSVIQAGVLDIDFEPPTYTGGTFIASGITNSFNGEGGWDSRFDPNLQVSTTNVIAGTQSLYMTGNSYGVHDASGLGYVDGATYSVLLQPSTANSSDESIVQLGVCTTPGDSSTIQTVSYAIFQNGATSVYNGHTLVSAGASYSANDVLQVTETFNFTAGTFDLSIHDLTSNTTSTTPGNQFYNSFSAAAFNAGAAVGLVSQTSPNGNTVFDNVVVTGSAVPEPSSLALLFVAGLGLVVRRMRRNRAERT
- a CDS encoding MFS transporter; the encoded protein is MNRSSLTSNVWLIVALLWIVACLNYLDRMMITTMRVSLIEAVPMTDAQFGLLTSAFLWVYGALSPLAGYLADRVGRSRVIVLSLFVWSAVTWLTGRAETFEQLLAARALMGVSEACYIPAALALIADAHGSATRSLATGIHMTGIFVGSALGGLGGILAERYGWSTPFTYFGAFGMFYAVLLAFAFRRVSPPDTATSEHGASSIAFGEALQSLLSRGSFWVLAVYWGLLGVAGWVIGAWMPTYLNEEFHLSQGAAGISATGYLQAAALVGVLFGGAWADRWSRTNRRGPILVPALGLCLAAPGILLAASSTWLYGAILGLTIYGFTRTFADANMMPILCLVSDERYRATGYGILNLVSSLVGGVGVYAGGALRDRDVGLTSIFLFVGLLLVVCAMLLSLVRLAGTDLRSDAALTPVTAD
- a CDS encoding DPP IV N-terminal domain-containing protein; the protein is MQRRILSIVWLIGLIIPSAPANAADSLGSLAFAELRFEGEYGSDLYNGKATAPATGAIYSIREDGSGLQPLADVGGVTTYPRYSPQGDWLYFQSNASGQSQVYRCRADGTEVVNLSASRGLGPEWSTAFGCALSANGERLVYSVQGGSPTPRIVACQADGQSAAWVAPDLGYIYMASPDATGARIAFSGPAREYRLSISERPFAEARLLTPDHPDSYVPQFTRDGESLLFLRKDGDLYSVDIASTKVRRLTQGNDYVEFHLSPKDLHGSTDGPHLSPDGKRVAYIARRDGVPQVCMMNLDGTEQRQITHRNSPCGRVRWSPDGRRLAFVSFEPTRPQLFIISAAGGEPKQITKVEGAVYWMDWRPES
- a CDS encoding alpha/beta fold hydrolase, with the protein product MTTVQINQTKDGVRFGTWSLEVARPAPLLLVLANSIEGTLGDPYFRQCGNQLAQQGFVCASLDLPCHGQERHAGEPEGMDGWRQRFDKGEDFIGRFVNRAKLVLDHLINERIADPQKIALVGTSRGAFAAAHLMAADPRVQCAALIAPLIEFETLVEFHAPEKPEALQAQSLIALAPRLAGRRIWIVIGDQDARVGTDRAIALARNLTTAACAQHKPSQVELHVLPEPRGHTTPAGAAEASAVWIWQQLQL
- a CDS encoding dockerin type I domain-containing protein, whose translation is MQFALNTLCLLIVPASGDELVYSTQVWNGDPNTERESTIRTISDTGYGDSMLLNLGGDTTYPHFSADGQWLYFQSDFSGQYEVYRSLPDGSQVTQVGDPAAFGAQYFRSYGYSLSGDSSKMVYTIFDGIEAKAVYANADGSDAQLVAPQLGFTYMASLNQSGNQVVFSGPAENYELLTASVPNGQPSILTPDLPQSYVPQFTPDGKTVVFLRIDGNIYSEDLATLQVHQLTQNNGYVELHWNATDQHGSSDGPSISPDGQHIAYIGLVNGVAQVFTMNLDGTNQRQLTFGSTDSGRVVWSPDGKELAFVTFINGYPQLFDMPSTGGTPLQLTNVPGGGVYWVQWEPTTLPGDFNHDGMVNAADYSILMSHWQQSGVGPSGGDLSGDGTVGIEDFALFKDDYLAANGSGASFAVPEPSSLATTIVALIAVGRWRKRERATARHGMVG
- a CDS encoding RraA family protein, with amino-acid sequence MIERHVLEQLASFDTALLANTIGYIDDTPAAELYVSAAIKCVTPSLPPSVGIAFTCELDSSTPGNVADVDRYWEQMEEMSKCSLPIVWVVKAVGSRPEHECVLGDGMAKTLHSVGCGALVSDGYVRDVQGLLQVPFAAYCRGRAIHHCALRFTAVNRPVEIGGLMIRPGDVIHANEEGVIRIPQSCLLSLNEGATRMRAFEQEAHRMLVRTDLSLSQKRDAVQDLIAEYGFADCVAGKTTRSNS
- a CDS encoding phytanoyl-CoA dioxygenase family protein; translation: MATAGVDEHFKADFDRNGFVVIPGFLAAEDFAELRHNLDRYIREVVPGLSDGDAFYECREQPETLKQLQRMSGDPYFADYRFHPRWVALAETLLGEPANAEPPEWFNKPPRTNHVTPPHQDNYYFCLTPPSVLTIWLALDDVDAENGCLRFVAGSHRRGYRAHCTSAILGFSQGINDYAAADFVQEVAAPVRAGDAVVHSGMTIHRADANLSLTRQRRSFAMVFKGVSCQRDEAAYGRYRAAARQQRKELGLKA